The Noviherbaspirillum saxi genome includes a window with the following:
- a CDS encoding efflux RND transporter permease subunit — MNFSRFFVDRPIFAAVLSILIFVAGVLAIFKLPISEYPDVVPPSVVVRAMYPGANPKVISETVAGPLEEQINGVENMLYMSSQATSDGALALTVTFKVGTNVEQAETQVQNRVQRALPRLPEEVRQIGVTTVKSSPNLTMVVHLSSPNGRYDDVYLRNYAVLNIKDQLSRIPGMGETLLFGAGDYAMRVWLDPQKIAARSMTAGDVVSAIREQNVQVAAGVIGAAPSKNAEFQLTVNTQGRLQSEEEFGNIIVRTGADGSVTLLKDVARVELGSTDYALRSLLNNKSAAAIAVFEAPQSNALQLSADVRAKMEELKKDFPEGVEYSVVYDPTQFVRESIRAVIHTLLEAIALVVLVVIIFLQTWRASIIPLVAVPVSIVGTFAVLLLFGFSINTLSLFGLVLAIGIVVDDAIVVVENVERNIHAGLSPRDATVQAMKEVSGPIIAIALVLCAVFVPIAFVSGLSGQFYRQFALTIAISTVISAFNSLTLSPALAAALLKPHDAPKDALTRGMDKVFGRFFGWFNRVFGRASERYEGGVKTVLNRKAMALVVYAVLGVAAVFVFKAVPSGFVPGQDKQYLVGFAQLPDAASLDRTDAVIRRMSDVAKSVPGVKDSIAFPGLSINGFTNAPNAGIVFFGLDAFDQRTSADQSGAAIAQQINAKLGSIEDAFIMVFPPPPVNGLGTIGGFKLMIEDRANLGYDELYKAVQALQMKAWQTPELAGVFSSFQINVPQLFADIDRTKAKQLGVPLATIYQTLQINLGSLYVNDFNQFGRTYQVKVQADAPYRSHAEDIAQLKVRNNKGEMIPLSSLMRVKDSYGPDRVQRYNAYVSADINGGAAPGVSSGQAQAAMEKIAQEVLPKGITYEWTDLTYQEILAGNTMVIVFPLCVLLVFLVLAAQYESWTLPLAVILIVPMSILCALLGVKLTGGDNNIFTQIALFVLVGLASKNAILIVEFARELEDHGRTVVQAALEACRLRLRPILMTSIAFIMGVVPLVFSTGAGAEMRHAMGVAVFAGMLGVTLFGLFLTPVFYVLLRNLAKRLEKPVPTVESASKGVA, encoded by the coding sequence ATGAACTTTTCCAGATTTTTTGTCGATCGGCCCATCTTCGCGGCAGTCCTGTCGATCCTGATCTTCGTGGCCGGTGTGCTGGCCATTTTCAAATTGCCGATTTCCGAATATCCGGATGTGGTGCCGCCCTCGGTCGTGGTACGCGCGATGTATCCCGGCGCCAATCCGAAAGTCATTTCGGAAACGGTGGCCGGCCCGCTGGAAGAACAGATCAACGGCGTGGAAAACATGCTGTACATGTCTTCGCAAGCGACTTCGGATGGCGCGCTGGCGCTGACCGTGACGTTCAAGGTCGGCACCAATGTCGAACAAGCTGAAACCCAGGTACAGAACCGGGTCCAGCGCGCATTGCCGCGCCTGCCGGAAGAAGTGCGGCAGATCGGGGTCACCACGGTCAAGAGCTCGCCCAACCTGACCATGGTGGTGCACCTGTCATCGCCGAACGGCCGCTATGACGATGTCTATCTGCGCAACTACGCGGTGCTCAACATCAAGGACCAGTTGTCGCGCATTCCGGGCATGGGTGAAACCCTGTTGTTCGGTGCAGGCGATTACGCGATGCGTGTCTGGCTCGACCCGCAAAAAATCGCCGCGCGCAGCATGACCGCCGGCGATGTCGTGTCCGCCATCCGCGAACAGAACGTGCAAGTTGCGGCCGGCGTGATCGGTGCCGCGCCGTCGAAGAATGCGGAATTCCAGCTGACCGTCAATACGCAAGGCCGTCTGCAATCGGAAGAAGAGTTCGGCAACATCATCGTGCGCACTGGCGCCGATGGTTCGGTCACGCTGCTCAAGGATGTGGCGCGCGTAGAACTTGGCTCCACCGACTATGCATTGCGTTCGCTGCTCAACAACAAGTCCGCTGCGGCGATTGCAGTGTTTGAAGCGCCTCAGTCGAATGCACTGCAACTCTCGGCCGACGTGCGCGCCAAGATGGAAGAATTGAAGAAAGACTTCCCCGAAGGCGTCGAATACAGCGTGGTGTATGACCCGACGCAGTTCGTACGCGAGTCGATCCGCGCGGTGATTCATACGCTGCTGGAAGCGATTGCGCTGGTGGTGCTGGTGGTCATTATCTTCCTGCAGACCTGGCGCGCGTCCATTATTCCGCTGGTCGCGGTGCCGGTCTCGATCGTCGGTACCTTTGCCGTGCTGCTGCTGTTCGGCTTTTCGATCAACACGCTGTCGCTGTTCGGGCTGGTGCTGGCGATCGGTATCGTGGTCGACGATGCGATCGTGGTGGTCGAGAACGTCGAGCGCAACATCCATGCAGGCCTGTCACCGCGCGACGCGACGGTGCAGGCGATGAAGGAAGTCAGCGGTCCCATCATCGCCATCGCGCTGGTGCTGTGCGCGGTGTTCGTGCCGATCGCCTTCGTGTCCGGGCTGTCCGGCCAGTTCTATCGCCAGTTCGCACTGACGATCGCGATCTCGACCGTGATTTCGGCCTTCAATTCGCTGACACTGTCGCCGGCCCTCGCAGCCGCATTGCTCAAGCCGCATGACGCGCCCAAGGATGCGCTGACGCGCGGCATGGACAAGGTGTTCGGCCGCTTCTTCGGTTGGTTCAACCGGGTCTTCGGCCGCGCGTCGGAACGCTACGAAGGCGGCGTGAAAACCGTGCTCAACCGCAAGGCGATGGCACTAGTGGTGTATGCGGTATTAGGCGTGGCCGCGGTGTTCGTGTTCAAGGCAGTGCCGAGCGGCTTCGTGCCCGGTCAGGACAAGCAGTATCTGGTCGGCTTCGCGCAATTGCCGGATGCCGCCTCGCTCGATCGTACCGATGCCGTGATTCGCCGCATGTCGGACGTGGCAAAGTCGGTACCGGGCGTGAAGGATTCGATCGCGTTCCCCGGCCTGTCGATCAACGGCTTTACCAATGCGCCGAACGCCGGCATCGTGTTCTTCGGGCTGGATGCTTTCGACCAGCGCACCTCCGCCGATCAATCGGGTGCCGCGATTGCGCAGCAGATCAATGCCAAGCTCGGCAGTATCGAGGATGCCTTCATCATGGTATTCCCGCCGCCGCCGGTCAACGGCCTGGGCACCATCGGCGGCTTCAAGCTGATGATCGAGGACCGCGCCAATCTCGGCTATGACGAGTTGTACAAGGCAGTGCAGGCACTGCAGATGAAAGCGTGGCAGACACCGGAACTGGCGGGCGTGTTTTCCAGCTTCCAAATCAATGTGCCGCAACTGTTCGCCGACATCGACCGCACCAAGGCCAAGCAACTCGGAGTGCCTTTGGCGACGATCTACCAGACGCTGCAGATCAATCTCGGCTCGCTGTATGTGAACGACTTCAACCAGTTCGGCCGTACCTATCAGGTCAAGGTGCAGGCTGACGCGCCCTATCGTTCGCATGCGGAAGATATCGCGCAGCTGAAGGTGCGTAACAACAAGGGCGAAATGATTCCGCTGTCGTCGCTGATGCGCGTGAAGGACAGCTATGGTCCCGACCGCGTGCAGCGCTACAACGCCTATGTGTCGGCCGACATCAATGGCGGTGCGGCGCCCGGCGTATCGAGCGGACAGGCACAGGCAGCCATGGAAAAGATCGCGCAGGAAGTTCTGCCCAAGGGCATCACTTACGAGTGGACCGACCTGACCTATCAGGAAATCCTGGCGGGCAACACCATGGTGATCGTGTTCCCACTGTGCGTGCTGCTGGTCTTCCTGGTGCTGGCTGCGCAGTACGAAAGCTGGACCCTGCCGCTGGCGGTGATCCTGATCGTGCCGATGTCGATCCTGTGCGCACTGCTCGGCGTCAAGCTGACCGGCGGCGACAACAACATCTTCACGCAGATCGCGCTGTTCGTACTGGTCGGACTGGCGTCGAAGAACGCGATTCTGATCGTGGAATTCGCACGGGAACTGGAAGACCATGGACGCACCGTAGTGCAAGCCGCGCTGGAAGCCTGCCGCCTGCGCCTGCGTCCGATCCTGATGACCTCGATCGCGTTCATCATGGGGGTGGTACCGCTGGTGTTTTCCACCGGTGCCGGCGCGGAAATGCGCCACGCGATGGGCGTCGCGGTGTTCGCCGGCATGCTGGGCGTGACGCTGTTCGGTCTGTTCCTGACACCGGTGTTTTATGTGCTGTTGCGCAATCTTGCGAAGCGACTGGAAAAACCTGTTCCGACAGTTGAATCCGCTTCGAAGGGAGTCGCGTAA
- a CDS encoding efflux RND transporter periplasmic adaptor subunit — translation MKQHPYLSNFRRLPAVLALSAAAAFILSGCGQPSAQEAPKPDGGPPISAAEVLEKSITETQEFSGRLEAVDRVDIRPRVSGFIASVNFKPGAEVKKGEVLFVIDPRPYQAEASRTEAAALAARAKADLAKLELARAEKLVADKAIAQREADEKASSVKELDATARAAQAAYEAAKLNLSFTQVHSPINGRVSKAEVTTGNLVDGSVVLTSVVSNNPIYASFDGDEDTFLRVGAQARNGQPVTVRIGLANETGFPHEGKLEFVDNRVDPATGSVRMRAMFKNADNALAPGLFARVQLASGNGSGKQTNAALISDRAVGTDQNRKFVYVVNTEGKAEYRPVTLGPVIDGLRVVRDGVKPGEKVVVNGLQRVRPGAPVTAQTVPMEAAVTGAPARGEQKAEKKEDDTTKS, via the coding sequence ATGAAACAACATCCTTATCTTTCCAATTTCCGCCGCCTGCCGGCAGTGCTTGCGTTGAGCGCGGCAGCGGCCTTCATCCTGTCCGGTTGCGGACAGCCCTCTGCACAGGAAGCGCCCAAGCCCGACGGCGGCCCACCGATCTCGGCCGCGGAGGTGCTGGAAAAATCGATCACCGAAACGCAAGAATTTTCCGGCCGTCTGGAAGCGGTCGACCGCGTCGATATCCGTCCGCGCGTCTCTGGCTTCATCGCTTCGGTCAACTTCAAGCCGGGCGCCGAAGTGAAAAAGGGCGAGGTGCTGTTCGTGATCGACCCGCGCCCTTACCAGGCAGAAGCCAGCCGTACCGAAGCCGCCGCACTGGCGGCACGCGCCAAGGCCGATCTCGCGAAGCTGGAACTGGCACGCGCCGAGAAACTGGTCGCCGACAAGGCGATTGCGCAGCGCGAAGCCGACGAAAAAGCGTCCAGCGTAAAAGAACTCGATGCCACCGCGCGCGCCGCGCAAGCCGCGTATGAAGCAGCGAAGCTGAACCTGAGCTTTACCCAGGTGCATTCGCCGATCAATGGCCGCGTCAGCAAGGCTGAAGTCACGACCGGCAACCTGGTCGATGGCAGCGTGGTGCTGACGTCGGTGGTGTCGAACAATCCGATCTATGCCAGCTTCGATGGCGACGAAGATACCTTCCTGCGGGTTGGCGCCCAGGCGCGCAACGGCCAGCCGGTCACCGTGCGCATCGGCCTGGCGAATGAAACCGGCTTCCCGCATGAAGGCAAGCTCGAATTCGTCGACAACCGGGTCGATCCGGCCACCGGCAGTGTCAGGATGCGCGCAATGTTCAAGAATGCCGACAATGCGCTGGCGCCCGGATTGTTTGCGCGTGTGCAGCTGGCCAGCGGCAATGGCAGCGGCAAGCAGACCAATGCGGCCTTGATTTCCGACCGCGCGGTCGGCACCGACCAGAATCGTAAGTTCGTCTACGTGGTGAACACCGAGGGCAAGGCTGAATACCGGCCGGTGACTCTGGGCCCGGTGATCGATGGCTTGCGCGTGGTGCGCGATGGCGTGAAGCCCGGCGAAAAGGTGGTCGTCAACGGCTTGCAGCGCGTGCGTCCCGGCGCCCCGGTCACCGCGCAAACAGTGCCGATGGAAGCGGCCGTGACCGGCGCACCCGCCAGGGGCGAGCAAAAGGCGGAAAAGAAAGAGGACGACACGACGAAATCCTGA
- a CDS encoding alpha/beta hydrolase, with product MVQNQSEDDIPPELEAEIAGVKMRAQAIKGAQRELDARLYVPDGAVAEGLIVYFPGGGFVTDELEMADIFMRVLAARTGYTVLGSSYTLASERPFPAAAEDAHAVLAWGGRYCKRKTWKNPRLIVAGLEAGGNLAAVAALMARDRNGPALAAQILMMPMLDPGLTSCSMRKVEAANGGIVAANACAMSYRGYLPHAIDRAHPYASPLQSSRTKGLPPALILSADDDPLRDEAEQYGAKLQASGVTSVVRRLPAIELQDPHARCSCARKEIALHEVTAFIAGLDAAQNTA from the coding sequence ATGGTACAGAACCAGAGCGAAGACGACATTCCGCCAGAACTGGAAGCGGAAATTGCCGGCGTAAAAATGCGTGCGCAAGCGATCAAGGGCGCGCAACGGGAACTCGATGCCCGGCTCTACGTTCCCGATGGGGCCGTGGCCGAAGGTTTGATTGTGTATTTTCCAGGCGGCGGCTTTGTCACCGACGAACTGGAAATGGCGGATATCTTCATGCGCGTGCTGGCCGCGCGCACCGGTTATACGGTGCTCGGATCGAGCTACACGCTGGCAAGCGAGCGGCCATTCCCGGCCGCGGCCGAAGATGCGCATGCGGTACTGGCGTGGGGCGGGCGCTATTGCAAGCGCAAGACCTGGAAGAACCCGCGCCTGATCGTGGCGGGACTGGAAGCCGGCGGCAATCTGGCAGCGGTGGCGGCGCTGATGGCACGTGACCGCAACGGCCCGGCGCTGGCGGCGCAGATCCTGATGATGCCGATGCTGGATCCCGGCCTGACAAGCTGTTCGATGCGCAAGGTGGAGGCGGCAAACGGCGGCATCGTCGCGGCCAACGCCTGCGCGATGAGTTATCGCGGCTACCTGCCGCATGCGATCGACCGTGCCCATCCGTATGCGTCGCCGCTGCAATCGAGCCGCACCAAGGGTTTGCCGCCGGCGCTGATCCTGTCGGCGGACGACGATCCGTTGCGCGACGAAGCCGAACAATATGGCGCGAAGCTGCAGGCGTCCGGCGTCACGAGCGTCGTACGCAGATTACCGGCGATCGAACTGCAGGATCCGCATGCGCGATGTAGCTGCGCCCGCAAGGAAATCGCGTTGCATGAAGTCACGGCATTCATCGCCGGGCTAGACGCTGCTCAGAATACTGCTTGA
- a CDS encoding LysR family transcriptional regulator → MDKLQAMEVFVQVVDSGGFTRASENLQLPKATVSTLIRNLETRLAVKLLNRTTRHVSVTADGAAYYERCLSILADVHDAEESLSRTRASPSGRLRVDVPTGMGRGVIIPALPQFFERYPDIELEIGCSDRLVDLIEEGVDCAVRGGELADSSLIARRVGMLHFITCAAPSYLARFGRPLHPNDLLQHRCVNYFSAKTGKIYEWDFARDGERFQIRVPGRVAVNDSDAYIAAGLSGMGIAQMSLFAVQPMLASGELELVLEDWCVDPIPLHVVYPHNRHLSAKVRVFVEWIAELFAAQDGLQNGELRCPTMPGAIKTRSKTAAPLMLSPQREPQSNNA, encoded by the coding sequence ATGGATAAATTGCAGGCAATGGAAGTGTTTGTGCAAGTCGTCGATAGCGGCGGCTTCACACGCGCGTCGGAAAACCTGCAGCTGCCGAAGGCAACGGTATCGACGCTGATCCGCAACCTGGAAACCCGGCTTGCGGTCAAGCTGCTCAACCGCACCACTCGCCATGTCAGCGTCACGGCAGATGGCGCCGCTTACTATGAACGTTGCCTGAGCATTCTGGCCGATGTGCACGATGCCGAGGAATCCTTGTCCCGTACTCGTGCCAGCCCGAGCGGACGCTTGCGGGTCGATGTGCCGACCGGCATGGGGCGTGGCGTAATCATTCCTGCTCTGCCGCAATTTTTCGAGCGTTATCCCGATATCGAACTGGAAATCGGCTGCAGCGACCGTCTGGTCGACTTGATCGAGGAAGGGGTGGATTGCGCGGTGCGCGGCGGCGAGCTGGCCGATTCCAGCCTGATTGCACGGCGGGTCGGCATGCTGCATTTCATTACTTGCGCTGCGCCATCCTATCTGGCGCGGTTTGGTCGTCCGCTGCATCCGAACGACTTGCTGCAGCATCGCTGCGTCAACTATTTTTCAGCCAAGACTGGCAAGATTTACGAATGGGATTTCGCCCGCGATGGCGAACGTTTCCAGATCCGCGTGCCAGGCCGGGTCGCGGTCAACGATTCCGACGCCTATATAGCAGCCGGTTTGTCGGGAATGGGGATTGCGCAGATGTCGCTGTTTGCGGTCCAGCCGATGCTGGCGTCGGGCGAACTGGAACTGGTGCTGGAAGACTGGTGCGTCGATCCGATCCCGTTGCACGTGGTCTATCCGCACAACCGGCATTTGTCGGCCAAAGTGCGCGTATTCGTGGAATGGATTGCGGAATTGTTTGCGGCGCAAGACGGTTTGCAGAATGGCGAACTGCGTTGCCCGACCATGCCGGGCGCCATCAAGACCAGGAGCAAGACGGCGGCGCCTCTGATGCTATCGCCGCAGAGGGAGCCGCAATCCAATAACGCCTAA
- a CDS encoding Crp/Fnr family transcriptional regulator — protein MTDLRSNTVSLATPSPSGTSWQRQAKLWSSLKEVCDLLRISARIVNDDFQFQHMQFKAGQRIHTIGQPFDMLYIVNSGFLKTVMIDELGNEQVLGFPMKGDMFGIDGIHRKQYSTETVALTNCDVILVPFKTFSTLGRTHAELEAAIYGVMSRELVREQAMVGTLGSLSAEARVARFLVFLSERFAEMGYSGSQFNLRMTRQEIGNYLGLTLETVSRTFSAFNAIGMISVDQRAIMIHDLQSLRTLRRLPPSRLRNKTEAAKKRAAGQQMAVA, from the coding sequence ATGACCGATCTACGTTCCAATACCGTTTCGCTGGCAACGCCTTCGCCCTCCGGTACCTCCTGGCAGCGTCAGGCCAAACTGTGGTCCAGCCTCAAGGAAGTGTGCGACCTGCTGCGCATCTCGGCACGCATCGTCAATGATGACTTCCAGTTCCAGCACATGCAGTTCAAGGCTGGCCAGCGCATCCACACCATCGGTCAGCCGTTCGACATGCTGTACATCGTCAACTCCGGTTTCCTGAAGACAGTGATGATCGATGAACTGGGCAACGAGCAGGTGCTCGGCTTCCCGATGAAGGGCGACATGTTCGGCATCGATGGCATCCATCGCAAACAGTATTCGACCGAAACCGTCGCGCTGACCAACTGCGATGTGATCCTGGTGCCGTTCAAGACCTTTTCCACACTGGGCCGTACCCATGCGGAACTGGAAGCCGCGATCTATGGCGTAATGAGCCGCGAACTGGTGCGCGAACAGGCAATGGTCGGCACTCTCGGTTCGCTGAGCGCCGAGGCACGCGTGGCCCGCTTCCTGGTCTTCCTGTCCGAGCGCTTTGCTGAAATGGGCTACTCCGGCAGCCAGTTCAACCTGCGCATGACACGCCAGGAAATCGGCAATTATCTCGGTTTGACCCTGGAAACCGTCAGCCGTACCTTTTCGGCATTCAATGCGATCGGCATGATTTCGGTCGACCAGCGCGCCATCATGATTCATGACTTGCAATCGCTGCGCACGCTGCGCCGCTTGCCGCCATCCCGTCTGCGCAACAAGACCGAAGCCGCAAAGAAGCGCGCGGCCGGGCAACAGATGGCAGTTGCATGA
- a CDS encoding ANTAR domain-containing response regulator has product MLKVVVIDANAISRNLLGSVLANGGHNVIGDANTGSAGLANMIKLQPQLVCIDIGTADDEGFSRLDTLRQGLPKALFFVVSAKMEAGFVQRALDWGVHGFIVKPFNAVTVLAGIRNAIIKLARQHKQPPAPSKELQT; this is encoded by the coding sequence ATGCTCAAAGTCGTAGTCATCGATGCCAATGCCATCTCGCGCAACCTGCTCGGCAGCGTCCTGGCCAATGGCGGTCACAATGTGATCGGCGACGCCAATACCGGCTCGGCGGGCCTGGCCAACATGATCAAGCTGCAGCCGCAGCTGGTGTGCATCGATATCGGGACTGCCGACGACGAAGGCTTTTCCAGGCTGGATACCTTGCGCCAGGGCTTGCCGAAAGCCTTGTTCTTCGTGGTATCGGCAAAGATGGAAGCGGGTTTCGTGCAGCGCGCGCTCGATTGGGGTGTGCATGGCTTCATCGTCAAGCCATTCAATGCCGTGACGGTTCTGGCCGGTATTCGCAATGCGATCATCAAGCTTGCGCGTCAACACAAGCAGCCTCCGGCGCCGAGCAAAGAATTACAAACGTAA
- a CDS encoding glutathione peroxidase, with product MFKRLLLSILLIGAAAPAFAQTGSSCPAILNQTFNRLQDDAPQNLCKYAGQVVLVVNTASYCGFTSQYEGLEALYARYQPKGLTVLGFPSNDFGGQEPGDSKQIADLCFNTYGVKFPMFAKSSVSGKEANALHSQLAKATDTTPKWNFYKYLIDRSGKVVGSYSSLVKPTDKQLTSDIEKALAQKM from the coding sequence ATGTTCAAGCGCCTGCTTCTGTCCATCCTGCTGATCGGTGCGGCTGCGCCCGCCTTTGCACAGACTGGATCGTCTTGTCCGGCCATCCTCAATCAGACTTTCAACCGGCTGCAGGATGACGCGCCGCAAAACCTATGCAAGTACGCCGGGCAAGTGGTGCTGGTGGTCAATACTGCCAGCTACTGCGGCTTCACCAGCCAGTATGAAGGTCTTGAGGCGCTATATGCCAGATATCAGCCCAAAGGTCTGACCGTACTCGGCTTCCCGTCCAACGATTTTGGCGGGCAAGAGCCGGGCGACAGCAAGCAGATTGCCGATCTATGCTTCAACACCTATGGCGTCAAGTTTCCGATGTTTGCCAAGAGTTCGGTGTCCGGCAAGGAAGCCAATGCGCTGCACTCACAACTGGCCAAAGCGACCGATACCACGCCCAAATGGAATTTCTACAAATATCTGATCGATCGCAGCGGCAAGGTGGTCGGCAGCTACTCCAGCCTGGTGAAGCCGACGGATAAGCAACTTACGTCCGATATCGAAAAGGCGCTAGCGCAAAAAATGTAG
- a CDS encoding universal stress protein, which translates to MYQRILVAYNGTPESRLALQECIRLSPGPAAQIHLLAVVTPVPIVLAGEFVAAVPTMDEEQAERDAMAQVLETGRRMLADAGLSVTPHLEVGEPVTVIGELVNRAGIELVIVGHSRHKPFAMRWWRGSMDAVLVEKIRCSVLVAADPKPQ; encoded by the coding sequence ATGTATCAAAGAATACTGGTCGCCTATAACGGCACGCCGGAAAGCCGGCTCGCCCTACAGGAATGCATTCGACTTTCGCCCGGCCCCGCCGCGCAAATTCATCTGCTTGCAGTCGTCACGCCGGTACCCATCGTGCTGGCCGGCGAATTCGTCGCCGCCGTACCGACTATGGATGAAGAGCAGGCCGAACGGGATGCAATGGCCCAAGTGCTGGAGACGGGACGCAGGATGCTGGCCGACGCAGGACTGAGTGTCACGCCGCATCTGGAAGTCGGCGAACCGGTCACGGTGATCGGTGAACTGGTCAACCGCGCCGGCATCGAACTGGTCATCGTCGGTCATTCGCGCCACAAGCCGTTCGCAATGCGCTGGTGGCGCGGCTCGATGGATGCCGTGCTGGTGGAAAAAATACGTTGCAGCGTGCTGGTCGCGGCCGACCCCAAGCCGCAGTAG
- a CDS encoding DUF1854 domain-containing protein produces MTTFTLSRNAFGKLVFTSADGVHEGVLPVRAFPIAAPDKGIALVDRDGHELAWIERLDELPAATRTLLEEELKSREFLPVIKAIRYVSTFAVPSIWDVETDKGDTRFVLKGEEDIRRVAATTLLIADNHGVQYLIRNTEALDRASKKLLDRFL; encoded by the coding sequence ATGACCACCTTCACATTGAGCCGCAACGCCTTCGGCAAGCTGGTCTTTACCTCGGCCGATGGCGTGCATGAAGGTGTGCTGCCGGTACGCGCGTTTCCGATTGCCGCGCCCGACAAGGGCATTGCGCTGGTCGACAGGGATGGGCATGAACTGGCATGGATAGAGCGCCTGGACGAGCTTCCGGCCGCCACGCGGACACTGCTGGAAGAAGAGTTGAAAAGCCGCGAATTCCTGCCGGTGATCAAAGCGATCCGCTATGTATCGACGTTTGCAGTCCCCAGTATCTGGGATGTGGAAACCGATAAGGGTGATACCCGTTTTGTGCTGAAGGGCGAGGAAGACATCCGCCGGGTCGCGGCGACGACGCTGCTGATCGCCGACAACCACGGCGTGCAGTACCTGATACGCAATACCGAGGCGCTCGACCGGGCAAGCAAGAAGTTGCTGGACCGCTTTTTGTAG